In Deltaproteobacteria bacterium, a genomic segment contains:
- a CDS encoding VOC family protein, with amino-acid sequence MISAAPRSPRVRKELQMTDRKLLPGKFVWFELVSRDAKKAQAFYGEVLGWKVKPFPMGDFTYEMIFAGETMIGGYAAPRNDRQPSHWISYVSVEDVDATAKAAAANGGKVIEAPYDIPGVGRTARIADPQGAELSPFKNAMGDPADALPPTGGWAWNELHTNDVTKALQFYEKVLGFSSRAMDMGPGGTYHILSRGGVERGGVTSYLPSGVPPHWLPYVAVEDADATIARARRLGATIPFGPEDIVGVGRIGALQDPTGAALAIIKPLPLEKQR; translated from the coding sequence ATGATTTCCGCCGCGCCGCGGAGTCCAAGAGTGAGAAAGGAGCTCCAGATGACCGATCGCAAGCTGCTTCCCGGAAAGTTCGTGTGGTTCGAGCTCGTCTCCAGGGACGCCAAGAAGGCGCAGGCGTTCTACGGCGAGGTGCTCGGTTGGAAGGTCAAGCCGTTCCCGATGGGCGACTTCACCTACGAGATGATCTTCGCCGGCGAGACGATGATCGGCGGCTACGCGGCGCCCAGGAACGACCGCCAGCCGTCGCACTGGATCTCGTACGTCTCGGTCGAGGACGTCGACGCCACGGCGAAGGCCGCCGCCGCGAACGGCGGCAAAGTGATCGAGGCGCCGTACGACATCCCGGGCGTGGGCCGGACGGCGCGGATCGCCGACCCGCAGGGTGCCGAGCTGTCCCCGTTCAAGAATGCCATGGGCGATCCGGCCGACGCGCTGCCGCCCACCGGCGGCTGGGCGTGGAACGAGCTGCACACCAACGATGTGACGAAAGCGCTCCAGTTCTACGAGAAGGTCCTCGGGTTCTCCTCGCGCGCGATGGACATGGGGCCGGGCGGCACCTACCACATCCTCTCCAGGGGCGGGGTCGAGCGCGGCGGTGTCACGAGCTACCTGCCGAGCGGTGTGCCACCACACTGGCTGCCGTACGTCGCGGTCGAGGACGCCGACGCGACGATCGCGCGGGCACGAAGGCTCGGTGCGACGATCCCGTTCGGGCCCGAGGACATCGTGGGCGTCGGTCGGATCGGCGCGCTGCAGGACCCGACCGGCGCGGCGCTCG